The DNA segment ACTTCAGCTATGCCCACTTTCTCTCCCAGGAACTGATAGGCTATGTGGTCAAAGTGCCAGTACAGCAGCCGGCACAGCAGCGGCTCCAGTAAAGCCACCTGTATGTCAGAGGCATCACAGAGcaataaaactttattattatatttattatatatttaatatatttattataagtGAGGTGAAGGTGCTTGGCTGTAGAGTTCTGCTGTTTAGGTTAAATTTTAACAGTGATTGAATTGTGCTCCAGCACCAACATGTCAGATACCGCCGGTGTGAAATGAgattgattttgctcttgaaaatgacttttttttttttttttttacaaaaatacgattttccagatttttgtctgaaatgtttttttttatgaaaatgcacaaattaaattaatctgtactctccacatctcagcctttcacaccctcaggtaatgaaaaacaaacaaaaagaaatgatcagTTATCGGTATCTTATCAGCCAGGAGAAGCTTTAAATTATTGGTTTATCggtatcggttgaaataattatttttgtgcatCACTGCTAATAACATTGGAAAAGAGttcattttacagaataaaaccAGCCGTCCTTCACGCATGCACCAGGTGCTCACCAAAGTGTTAAACGTCCTCTCCTTGAAGCTCATTTTGTCTGTGTATCTGGTGAAGAAGCGCGGCACGAACGAGGGCGGCGAGGGGCAGCCTGCAGCCTTCATATCCAACGAGCACGGGATCCCCCTCAGCAGATTGATGGTGGGGAGacctgaaaatgattttatgaaTGATTCAAAAAACTATTATCATCTATGAACAGCCCCGAACCATCACCACTGTATCCCGCAACAGAAGAAcagaactgaaactgaaaagtacagcatcaataaatgaataagtaataataataataattagaataagaataattagataaaatgaataaataaataactgtaacaaaaaaaaaaaaaaaaaaaaaaaagttgttgttttacaggaaaaaatgacagctgtGGTTGTCAGAGTAATTCTGTAGAAAATACAACTTTCCAGAACAACCTGtacattttacaatttaaaatagttgtaattataacattttaaaacataaaaaaaatgacgcTGTCcatttggaaaagaaaaaataaaattttatgcATTTCCATCATTAGTTACATTTTGTGTAAAGATCctcaattaaattaataattgaaaATGTACACATTAGAAAGtggtaattatttttctttcaattttaaaaagctgttatggacacgaaaaaaaaataagttttttttgttagtgtcTTATTATTTATGCCCATCTGTGAAGCATAACATGAATTTGTAAAGTGTGATACGATTCTCTCTCTCACTAAAAAAATCCACCTTACAAAAATCCTTATTTTTAAATCCTTATcgttttgtaattttaaaagaattgtactatttttttgtgttacagttttcttgtgtttaaacTAAAGTAATCAGTAAATTCTACAAAGCAGTGTCAAAAAAAACTAGAAAGTGGGACCATTGTGTTCAATCCAAAATAATGTGGCAGGCTGTGCTGTTGACATATGACAGAGAGGGATtcataaatgcattaaaaatgacagtcagacagtttttttgcagtttcagaaaatacagCACCTCCTTAAACCAGCTCACATGTCGGCAGAACTGAGAATTAAATGTGCAGACGCGTAAGAGCTGAAAGAGATGGACTCACCTAATTTACGAGCTATCAGTGAGCCGGTGGGCACCATGGGGTCAGTCAGGACGGCATCAAACTTCTGCAGAGTGAAAAAGTTTGCATATTTGCATAACTTTgcatattaacattttacagagagagaggagagactgaCCTGGTGCTATATTTGCACCTCCAATTAAGCCTCtgtaacctgagcaaaatttgcttttttgtcttttcttttttttttcaaaaacacaggatgaAGTTACATGTtatgagttacaagaaaattacctgaaatttaccCCAAAAAAATGGACAGGAAGAAAGGTTGAAAAAAGTATCTACAAAtctattcataaaaaaaataaattagtaaaaggtgacttTTAAGGAAATTATCTAAACATTAGTTTTATAAAAGAGGGCAGAATGatcagaaaattagttttaaaaaagtacattaaattatatttatgataatcTGACATGTACagttatgtcacagaaaaatattttaaaaatctagaaaataaATACTATTTCCAGCATCTATTAGGTCATTTTctcacttgttttgttgttgttgtttaaacaATTTGTTGTGCTTATTtataggtaattttcttgcaactttttgtgttgtcaatacatttttttaatttaatttaatttatttttattttttgctattttttgggccatgacttttaaaaatcaaactagTATGCTTAGATTTCAACGAGTTAAAGAAAAGCATGCACAAATGTCTAAacaaatgtctcacaaatgTACTATAATAACTGTAATAGTTTTATTGAACTTTGTTAGATTTTACACCTGCACTCACCTGCTGAGCCAGGTGTGAGATCACGCTGTCATTGAACAGCAGGCTCTCGGCCGTGGTGTGGATAAAGCCCGTAATCCTCTGAATGTGTGAGAAGCGTTTCCTGATCTTCTCCATGAAAGACTGAGCAGATTTCTGCAACACCTCCTTGTTCGAGGACAACACAGAATCGACATAATCCTTGTCGTAAGGAACAGGATATGCCACGGTGTCGTAGTGTTTCCCTGGACCCATCCGTATGCTGACCTCCGGTATCACCACTGTGACCCGGTGCCCACGCCGACCCATTTCCTGGACGATGGCCTTCATGCCCACCCAGTGACTCCCATCCATGGGCACCACCAGCAAGTTTCCCAGAAAGCCTGGAGAGGCAGTTTCAGCTGCAGGAGTGCTTTCTGTTTGCACTTTCTTCTCTGGTATGTTTTCCACCACAGAGTCCCTCGTcttctcctctgcagcagctctcacCTGCATTTCCATGTTTAGCAGCAGGAACACAAACACGGCAGCTTTCCACATTGTTTGCTTTCCTCTGAGttcaacaaagacagaaagtgaggcaaaaacaacaagaaaacgtCCCCGTCTCTGTGTTTTCTAGACGACCCCAGCCTGTCAGGATCCTCTGTCTGGGCTGTTGAAATTCCtctgtgaatttgtgtgttCAAAGTCCTCGTTTTTACAGGAGCGACTGCCACAGGCAGCCAGTGATTGAATTACTGTGTTATTACTGCAGTCCATGTACATGAAAAAGCACACAATCACAGCTGATACCACCTCTGACGGACTGGGATAAAGTTCAGCGAAGGAAAAGGTAGCATTCTGCAGGAGATTATGGATTTCTGGTGCATTTTTAGGGACTGTTAATCATTTGTAAGGGTggaggggtggtgcaaaaagggggaggcattaaaaaaagcactaGGGAggttaaatgaaaatgtaatctttctgaaattttattttattctaccttttggtatttttttttctttgcatatgTAGGCCTAAGGGTGTGTGTTGCactgttttatatattgttttatgtattggtatgttttttttaccccccccccccccccccccccacacacacacacacacacacacaagtttaaATGGTaggattttgtatttattttatggcatgttttctttaaaaatcaccaaaattacaccatttatcatagctgCGGAAAAAAGGAAGTTATTGTTGGAGAAATTTTTGAGCGTCAAACATCTTCTTTCCTGCATTGTGGTATTTTTTGTGCAccaatttttgcctttttctgcatcagtttataaTGTGAATGTCTTTAACTTTGTCTTCTCTACTTTCATGCTTTTACTTGCACATTGCAAATATTCGGAGAAAGTGTCCCCTTTGTCCACCCTGATATCTACGCCTTTGACAAATAGTATTTAATCTGGGCATGAATCCACATATTCAGGTCCCAAACTTGACATGTACTTGcacaaatatttgatatatattttttcatgccACATGAAAATATGGCCTATCAAGTACACTATGCAGTTTAAACCCTTTTCCCTGGAAAGACAATGACCGTTCTCACAAAGTGTCTGGAGACATGAAACTGAAACTCTTGTAAGGAGAAGTTTAAGTCCTCAACTATTATGTTGGCAAATATGTGCCGATCAAGCCTGTTTCTCTGGATTTCTTCGTCGGCCTGTCAGAGCATGTAAAGGCAGTGTGGATGGGGGAGGGGATCAGCAGTCAACAAGTTTCTGGTAATTTGATCACTTTGAAACTCTATGGAAAGTATGAACAACTTAAATGCAACATCAGCTGCATCATTATGTGATGTTGTGGCCCTTTCTTGTAAGAGGTCGAAATGAAGCTCTAAACCCGTAATAATTTTCGTGTATTAAAGCTTTTCGTCAGTTTCATACAGAAAACTTTGAGTCAGGTTGTATCCCTGTCAATGACAATTTTAACATATGTTGCTGGAGTAGCTATGTGATTTACACAtgtagagagacacaaaattaccaagaaagagacaaaaatgaccaaaataggcaaaaaattatctaagaggaaaaaaacaactacaggaagaggaaaaacaattacaaagagacacaaaatgaccaagaaagagaaaaaaatgatctgaagtttagacacaaaatgaccaaaaaagacaaacttttaccacagaaacacaaaattactacaaacaaatcaaaaagagatacaaaatgacatcAAGTAGACACAAAAcgacataaaaaaaagacaaaaaggacacaaaatgatctagaaaagacaaaaaaattacctcaagtagacacaaaatgactacaaaaagtggcaaaacaactacaaagagacacaaaatgaccaagaaaaatacaaacaagaaaaaacagctggaagcAGTTTAGAATAGCccgccaagacacgccatagcaaagaaagttgcaaaaaaagcccaaaacagcatcatttggcatgtcgaaaaattgaccaaaaatccaagggtaaagtaaggcaaaaatgtcaaaatttgacatgtcctaaaaactgttgaaaacagctggaagcACCTTAGAATAGCCTACGaatacacgccatagcgaacaaaagttgcaaaaagagccaaaaacagacTTCAAGACACAAAAGGTAAAACAACCATAAAGTTTCCGTTACTGTAATGACCAATCAGAGTATTTGCAGATTTATTCAGGCTTTCGTGTAGAAGATGATGGAAAAATTGTGATACTGTGGATGTAAATGAAAACCATTtgatatattcaaaatattgatGATACCGAAATTACGTCACAATTTAACCTGCTCTGTCAAACATATCTGGTctcaacagaacaaaaacaagcctAAAATCCTGTCAGCTGTGCACCTTCAAACACAAGCAGTGAACTTCTGCAATGAGCAACAGCAGAACAACCACCGATATCGGTGACAAATGGTAGCAGAACAACAATTCTACAATCTAACAGTTTGCCCATCCAAAATCtcttcaaaaaatcaaaataattgtgtTCATTAACTGGAAAAAGATTTTTCAGACCCTTGTTCTAACTCAATATTTCTATTTTGCTCCAGTGTACAATGTGTTGAGCTTAACCCTAACGATAATTTTATGTAACATTCCCATCTACCTAGTTAACAAGTTTTGCCCAGATGTCCTTCTGTGTTCGTGAATCGATGTCTCTCTGACCGGGCTGGGAATCAGtcttaaaatgtcatcaaacaTTTACCAGATACTGTCCAAAAATCTAGTCTGGCCAACACGGTGCATGCACTTAATTTGGGCATATCCTTCATCTGTTGCCACTATTATTCCTGGATAGAGCTCCCTATCATATGTCAGGACACACAGTTTtcctgtaaataataataagtaaataaatagttccaataaattaagaaaagtttgtttacaGACAAAACTTCATACTTTCGTCAACGCTGTTACCCTAGAAATGGTAACAGGGTTGATGAGAAATGTTATCAGCAACCATTACTAGCCGTGTGGTAAATCTCAGTCttaatatttagaataaaaCGCATTAATGAGTGATGAAAGGACAATTGGGGCTTCATATAATGTTAGGTTTTATGtgatagtttgactttttttactcTAGTAAAAGTAGAAACATCATTCTGAGGGAAAGGTCGATTTTCACAGTTCTTTGCacagaaaaagtgtttaaaactctttaaaaacaaaataataaaatatggaTGGGTTTTATGTCTTAAGACATTTCATGGAAACTACATTgcgaaatattttgtttattttttgtttatgtagATTTACAGGGGAAAATGTTAAGCCTGCACACTTAGCTACTTCACGCCACATAAATTTGTTGAAGACAATGTTTCGatccttttttccctcatgaaGGTTGTTTTTTGAGAGCCTTGCAACTGTGTGATGTGCGTATCCTTTTTTCAACTTATTTAGATTCACAGACCAGTTTTAGTTCGGggacataaaatggcatgttttggtAAATGACCCATAGACTGGTGAAGTAATGCGTCCTAAAACACGGAAGTTTGTtagctttttttgcacttctggttccctcgtctcaaagtctctgggttttttgaatgggtttttggtaaaatgccttaaataaggtctgcgGTAATGACAgactaaagatatttagacgtttagttctgcaacataaaatacatcagtataAACCAGATTTTTGAACTTGtaaggttttactcgtcttaaaaaaggtatTGGCAACTGGCTAAACTGGACTATAGTGTTTGTTGGGGATGTCAGACGTccacctttacagctttacagagttcTGCTCAAACttatagatttatttgtttataatatttttcatttgtgttttaacatgtttttaccgTGTTTGTAGATGTGTTGTTTAAGTCGTGAGATCGCGATGTAGTTCATGtgtagcctaacaatagctttttgcttccagcgatttcatttacgctccaaaacacacaaaaatggtgttcatctgtgaagattatcacgctGAACAAAAAGCGTAAGtgtcataaacttgtgttcgtcacagagcttatttttggtgatAACCGCAAATCccatttaaaaatccaataagggttttgacgagggaaccagtgcggtGCTAACTTCCTGCCTGGcttacaaaaatacgtcatcccttcaccacctTGGATGTATTATAGCGAAATAGCGGGGGTGGCGGGGGCCTAAATATCGGTGCCCAGGAGCCCATTGTCTCAGTATCCGCCCAtgaacagacaaataaaataccaaTTTCAGCATTCACAGCATAATAGCACAACAACTTATGTTTAAATGAGAGTAAATGACGAGTCCAAACtgctattttctttattaaaccTGTTTAAATGACGTCGTTTGAATTTCTGGTCACTTTTGGCGGTTTCTATCGttcagactgtttttttgtccagttgGCGGCGCCATTTTTGTATCTCTGtcaaaacagaagaagaagcaacGAGCCACTTCCGCCTCTTCCGCCGCGCGCATCTTGAACGTTGGTCGGCCTCGAGCTCAGCACGGCACGGCGCGAGCCCACGAGCCCACGAGCCCGTGTGTAAACAAGTAAGCGCATAAACGCAGTTTTGTCGACGCTGTTAAAAACGGTAAAATGCCGCATCGTGTCGGCTGTGAGCGGCCGGAGAAGCAGTAAGTGTTAACGTGTCAGCCGAGCTTCAGCGCTGCTGATGTCCGCACCGGTAACGGTcagattttttatgttttacggTATTTTAGTCCGGTTATCTCAGCCAagatgctaacattagctaaatAAACAGCAGCGTAACTGTGATCTGGACGTTTTCAGGATGGCACCGTCAGGGCTTTTCATCGTTACCTGTGTGAAAAAAGCTGCTGTCTGATCAGATtcactgacacacagcaaacattCAGCGCTGCTGTCTCTCTGGTTTCAGGAAAATACAACTTTACCTGTTTATAAGTCTGTAATCTTCTGCTTTTGATTGGGACAATTTTAGGTGGTTGTTTGAATGGCGTTTGATGCTTTTAGGTTGTAGGAAACCGTATTAGAAATACATGTTATGAATgattttatctgtctgtctgtctatctatctatctatctatctatctatctgtctgtctctattatatactgtatgcatttgtgtgtatgtatgtatatgtatatcaATCCTTTATTCCAGACTCAGGGtccatataaaaacatttaaagacaatACATCACATACAGTAAACAGAGTAAAATCATAtcataaaaatagttaaatcaATGCCAACAAAGAGACACCTGCACCAGTGTCTCCACAGCTGGGACTGGTGATGGTTGTGCGATACCTTATGTCGGATAGAGCTGCTATTTTTTCATCCTCAGAGCCACCAAGCTGCCAGATACATTTAAACATGAGGTTTCGGGTATTAActcctgcagacacaaacatttcaCTGGCGCTTCACCACGAggtttattatatattattcatATTCTCATGGTGCTTTCATAAGCCACCTGCAATCTCTGTAAAGTTGTCTCTTTGTACTTAGACCACAGGTGGGCAGTATAAAGTGGTGTACAATACGCCCTGAACAAAGATACTTCACTTCATTTTAACACATACCGTATACaaagcatatatatatgtgtgtgtgtgtgtgtgtgtgtgtgtgtgtgtgtgtggaaacaatactttgaaaaacaagTTTCTACACTCCCCAACCATATCTGTGGCAAAGCAGTTGAATTCAAAACAAGCCTGGACTGATGGTctgtgtagttttatttttccttgacAAACTTTATTGAATAACAAAAGAGCTGaatggaaattaaataaatagaaagcAAAACAATAGGTTAATCTTTGCTCTAATGACACTTTtgagtaacaaaaaacacaacaaaatctaAACTATGAGACAGTAAGACAAATAAATTCAGGTCATATCTGTTTTGACATAGAAAAAAAGCTTCTGTGTGACAcaggaaataaatataaaaactaataaaagcaacaaataaaactagtaaaaatGCTGATTTAACACTGCTGAACATTGAGGTCATTAAAATATCACATCTTTTTGTCTCTACAGGCCTGCAGCTGACCGTGAGCATGAGGCAGATGGCTCGCAGGCTGTCACTCATTCATTGAGCCTCTGCGTAGAATATTACAGGTGAGACAACAAGAACTTTTCAGCACGTGACTTTAGTCAAATTGTGAAATCAGATAAAGCTGCTTTTAGTCTACTAGCCAGCAAAATCAACCCAGAAATATCtagttttttgttataaatgtaTAGTTTGGGTCCTCAGTATTGACAAACTGCCGGATGCTAACTTGCATTAGTTGAGCAATTTGCTTAAGTTTGCATACGAGTAATTGCATATATTAATGTTacttcagcagctgctgggcCAATTTTGATTTTATCTTGGTGGTTTTGGTGGTTGTTGAAGATGCTGAATCAATTTATGAATTATACAATTTCTGACAGATGTGAAGTTATGTCACTTATCCAAGTGtcctttaaaaactcaaaattggATAAAAATTGAAATCAGCCCAACTGCAGGTAAAATATGCAGActtgtggttttaaaaaaaaaaattttttgcaaatatataaaatggaTTCAGCATCCTCAATAACCCCAACAACCAGCAAGGTGATGTCCAAATTAGCCAAGCAGCTGCTGAATTACTGTCACTATATGCAGTTATGCAATTTTGTGCAAATTAGGTAAATTATGCAAATTGCCCAACATGTACAAGTTAGCATCCGGTAGTTTTTTAATGCTGCGGACTCATACTGTACGTAGAGAACATAAAACTTTACTCAACATTTGGGGGTTCACTGTAGGGGACCATAAGCTggtaaacaaactttttttcagcgGTCGTCTCTGTTGCTCAGGTCATTCGAGTATCGTCTGCAGTGGAAAACGCCCATGTATCCCAAACGTTCCTCCAGACTTTCGGAGGCCTCCAGGAAGAGCGTGCAGAGGAGCCCCAGCCCAAACGAAGATGTTATCCAGCGCAGGGTTAGGGCTAAAAGACAGAGGACAGGGCTGGAGAGGACGAGAGAGGACGACAGCGTAGTCACAGATGAGGGGAAGGACCGCGACATCATCGACATCATCAACAGCACGCACGATGCaaaagaggaggatgaagggtTTGTCAAGGTGGCCGATGAAGGAGTGTACGAGTCGGATGATGATCGCCACTCTGTCACCAGCAGCATCGCCTCTGGTCCTTCCCTCCTTCACCATGCCTCTCCGAAGACGCTGAGGTCCTCACGTGTCCTGTGCTCGGCCTGCAAGACTGTCCAGCAGAGGGCGAAGAGGATGAAAGCTCCGATCAAAGACAAACTGTTCAACAACGGTGAGTGCACTCACTCTTTGTTTTAGCAGCAGAAGAtgaaaatactactactactacatttTCTCTTGATCCTGCCACATCTTCGCGGTCTgttgcattcagtccaaaccccacacaacttttcctgatgttgataagtgcttctctatcggagaaaagtcgtgcttcagcagaaggggccatggtgtcgaaagaaaagaaaaatagcaaaatataacaaaaaagtagcaaggatttgaggagctacaggctgctgcatctacatgcattGCTGTCGCCATAGATATAGATTGTTGTATGTATATTAAGATATGAAtttatatagatagatatagatatatatcaAGAGCGACGGGATATCACACAATACAAGGGGGCTATGTGGGAATTCTACAAGTGAAGAATTGTCCTTATCAGGGAGGCAGTATAAAGCTGATCCTgatcagttaaaaaaagtaGTATTAACAGTgttaattatgaatattaacattttttaaaatcattttagttTCCATGTCAACTACCCctttaaagcagagaaaaaacacttttccaaaGTCTGTGTCATCACCAAATGTACTCTAGTTTTCAGTTCTGCATTGTAGTAACTGCAGCGTGTGGAATAGTCTGTAGAGTCTGTATTCATTGCACAGATGCTAACGTGTTCAGCCTCTCTCGGTTTGTTCCTCAGATCCCAAATCCCTGACATGTGACCAGTGGCTCCTGATCAAGAATTGGAGGCCGAGGAGGCGGCCTAGTGCCAGAGGGTAAGACAGCTGCTTATAACAGTACTACATTCAGCTTCATTATTTGACAGtagctgttttatttaacttttttgtaacttttttgtttattcagtaactcttttattttactagttaaccctttgagacccaggcattttggtttgatttctttcaaaaacatggggaaaacttaacaagacatggcccaacaACTAGACCGAAATTAGGGGGGAGGtttacaagaaagttacctgaaaatgagaagaaaaaagtgtgaagaacaagaacaaaaaagaaagaaaatgatgcagaaagacgatgaattttttttaaagtactttttcttAGGTAACATAATGTAgaatacataaaataagaaaaatattaatatagtttttcaagaaaaccgatttcgatccaggtttcacagggttaacattagtttaaaggtcatttaaaaatattgccatATAAACTGTGTATCGcgataatattttaaagccgTATCGCCCAGCCCGAGATCAGAACCGTGTACCGACTGTTAGACCTGCAGCCACTCAGCCACCTGTGAGCTCACTGTAACCGCAGCTTTCTGTTTTGTCAGGCGGCTTTTGATCCACCTTCAGCTGGTTAAAGAAAGACTTCAGATGAAGAAAAGAAGACGAGAGAGAGACTCACCAGCCTGCTCCAGGCCGCACGCTTTCCTTCAGAGGTAATGCATCCGTACACAAAACACTCGTTTCCTGCAGCGGACGAGCAGATCGACATACAAAATTACTTGAACGTGGTGCGTTTTCGTGTCAGAAACCTCAGACGTGTCAGAGTGCCGGTGAAAAAGGGGAGGAAGAAgaacaggaggaagaggacaagAGACGGCTCAAAGAGTCCTCGCGTTGCTAAGCAGCAGCGTCTCCATGGCAACACTCACAGCCGACACATCAGCGATACTAGCGTCGATATGAGCGTCCCTCGCCCAGCCAGCGGCAGTCCAGGTTTTCAGGGTCTTAGCGATCGAGAAATTAACAGTCAAGCAGACACAGATGTGACTGTTGAGTTTAATGACACCCGGGATGACGGTACGCCGCGACAGGCTCCGCCAAAGAAGAGGGGCGGATTCAGAGACTTGCTCGTCCAGTTGCGAGGCAACAGCACGATCGTCAGAGAAACACGTTAGTGAGGTGACTCCGAGTCTTCTTTAAGCTACAGTTTAATGTTTGCAGTATTCAGAGGAGTTTTCACGCGCTGATGTAGCTCGTAGCGTTTACCTGGAGTCACATTCCCGTCTGAGATCACAGCAAAATACTGCTGCAGTTCTGCGTACGTGCatgctatttattatttatctaaagtttcaaaaaagCATCATTTAACAAGACGACtgtgaataaatgtgttttttaaaattctgtccaaaaaacccacaaatattCACATGAAACTGTAATTTAAGTTG comes from the Plectropomus leopardus isolate mb chromosome 12, YSFRI_Pleo_2.0, whole genome shotgun sequence genome and includes:
- the si:ch211-227n13.3 gene encoding uncharacterized protein si:ch211-227n13.3 isoform X1 — encoded protein: MPHRVGCERPEKQPAADREHEADGSQAVTHSLSLCVEYYRSFEYRLQWKTPMYPKRSSRLSEASRKSVQRSPSPNEDVIQRRVRAKRQRTGLERTREDDSVVTDEGKDRDIIDIINSTHDAKEEDEGFVKVADEGVYESDDDRHSVTSSIASGPSLLHHASPKTLRSSRVLCSACKTVQQRAKRMKAPIKDKLFNNDPKSLTCDQWLLIKNWRPRRRPSARGRLLIHLQLVKERLQMKKRRRERDSPACSRPHAFLQRNLRRVRVPVKKGRKKNRRKRTRDGSKSPRVAKQQRLHGNTHSRHISDTSVDMSVPRPASGSPGFQGLSDREINSQADTDVTVEFNDTRDDGTPRQAPPKKRGGFRDLLVQLRGNSTIVRETR
- the LOC121951478 gene encoding UDP-glucuronosyltransferase 1A1-like, with amino-acid sequence MWKAAVFVFLLLNMEMQVRAAAEEKTRDSVVENIPEKKVQTESTPAAETASPGFLGNLLVVPMDGSHWVGMKAIVQEMGRRGHRVTVVIPEVSIRMGPGKHYDTVAYPVPYDKDYVDSVLSSNKEVLQKSAQSFMEKIRKRFSHIQRITGFIHTTAESLLFNDSVISHLAQQKFDAVLTDPMVPTGSLIARKLGLPTINLLRGIPCSLDMKAAGCPSPPSFVPRFFTRYTDKMSFKERTFNTLVALLEPLLCRLLYWHFDHIAYQFLGEKVGIAEVLSDSDIWLLRIDFTLEFPRPLMPNFVLVGGINCNVRNPLPQDLETWLSGGHGFVVFTLGTMVSEMPVETTSVFLEAFRQIPQKVIWRYTGQVPDSIPENVKLMKWVPQNDLLAHPSARAFITHAGSHGLFEGLCHAVPMVMMPITGDQPDNAAKLASRKAGVVLDIFSITTESLLQALNEVINDTRYKENIQQLSALHKDRPNDPLDLSVYWTEFVMRHKGAKHLRSAVHDLNWFQYFCLDVMLLLATVVLVFIVLTVKCLKLCCCKLSRKRKQD
- the si:ch211-227n13.3 gene encoding uncharacterized protein si:ch211-227n13.3 isoform X2: MYPKRSSRLSEASRKSVQRSPSPNEDVIQRRVRAKRQRTGLERTREDDSVVTDEGKDRDIIDIINSTHDAKEEDEGFVKVADEGVYESDDDRHSVTSSIASGPSLLHHASPKTLRSSRVLCSACKTVQQRAKRMKAPIKDKLFNNDPKSLTCDQWLLIKNWRPRRRPSARGRLLIHLQLVKERLQMKKRRRERDSPACSRPHAFLQRNLRRVRVPVKKGRKKNRRKRTRDGSKSPRVAKQQRLHGNTHSRHISDTSVDMSVPRPASGSPGFQGLSDREINSQADTDVTVEFNDTRDDGTPRQAPPKKRGGFRDLLVQLRGNSTIVRETR